The following are encoded together in the Candidatus Thorarchaeota archaeon genome:
- a CDS encoding 4Fe-4S binding protein yields MAQPEKSIGEINERIRDGSVRVVNASEMTKIVAELGPEAALHEVDVVTTGTFGAMCSSGVWMNFGHSEPPIKMSRVWLNDVEAYAGVAAVDAYLGATRPSETHGIEYGGGHVIEDLIRRRPVTLRAQGYGTDCYPSRSISTEIVIDELNQATMSNPRNCYERYGVATNTSNKTLYTYMGKLLPDAGNANYSGAGELSPIANDPVYATIGVGTRVLLGGAEGFVVGSGTQHSPITGFGTLMLQGDLKQMSPEFIRGATITGYGSTLYVGVSVPIPVLNVDIARRAGVSDADITTSVFDYGVPSRSRPVLAQVNYEELKSGAIEVRGREVKTSSLSSLKMALRVAELLKRRIASGDFLLSAAVEPLRSKDTVAPMVQRTPRGTRVSAGSPPVPDDQLVRLDETRCVHCGLCVAICPCGVYSQDTSGTVSYRPDECTGCRECADVCPQRAILVRG; encoded by the coding sequence ATGGCACAACCAGAGAAGTCCATTGGTGAGATTAACGAGAGGATTAGAGACGGTAGCGTCAGAGTGGTCAATGCTTCAGAGATGACAAAGATTGTAGCAGAGCTAGGTCCGGAGGCCGCACTTCATGAAGTGGATGTGGTGACCACTGGCACGTTTGGCGCGATGTGTTCATCTGGTGTGTGGATGAACTTCGGGCACTCCGAGCCGCCCATCAAGATGTCGAGGGTCTGGCTCAATGACGTTGAGGCCTACGCAGGTGTCGCTGCTGTAGATGCGTACCTCGGAGCCACTCGGCCATCGGAGACACATGGAATAGAGTATGGTGGCGGGCATGTGATAGAGGACCTGATTCGGAGGCGTCCTGTGACTCTTCGTGCACAGGGCTACGGCACTGACTGTTATCCGAGCAGGTCTATCTCGACGGAGATTGTAATCGACGAGTTGAACCAGGCGACGATGTCGAATCCGCGGAACTGCTACGAACGATACGGCGTCGCCACCAATACCTCCAACAAGACACTCTACACATACATGGGCAAGCTTCTTCCGGACGCAGGCAATGCGAACTACTCCGGCGCGGGAGAGTTGTCCCCTATTGCTAATGACCCAGTCTATGCCACAATCGGTGTCGGTACCAGAGTGCTCTTGGGCGGTGCAGAGGGATTTGTGGTCGGGAGCGGGACCCAACACAGCCCTATCACGGGCTTCGGCACACTGATGCTACAGGGAGACCTGAAGCAGATGTCTCCTGAGTTCATCAGGGGCGCGACAATTACGGGATACGGGAGTACGCTCTACGTCGGGGTGTCTGTACCAATCCCGGTCCTGAACGTCGACATAGCGCGCAGAGCGGGGGTTTCAGATGCAGACATCACAACGAGTGTCTTCGACTATGGAGTGCCGAGCAGGAGTCGTCCTGTCCTTGCGCAGGTGAACTACGAGGAACTGAAGTCAGGCGCAATCGAAGTGAGAGGTCGGGAGGTCAAGACATCCTCGCTCTCAAGTCTGAAGATGGCACTTCGGGTGGCGGAACTTCTGAAGAGGAGAATCGCTTCCGGGGACTTCCTCCTCAGTGCAGCTGTGGAGCCTCTTCGATCAAAGGACACGGTGGCACCCATGGTCCAGCGGACTCCCCGGGGCACAAGAGTCTCTGCAGGGTCTCCACCTGTTCCAGATGACCAACTTGTACGATTGGATGAGACACGATGTGTTCACTGTGGTCTGTGTGTTGCCATATGTCCATGCGGTGTCTACTCTCAGGACACAAGTGGCACTGTTTCGTATAGGCCCGACGAGTGCACAGGATGCCGTGAGTGCGCGGATGTCTGCCCACAGAGGGCGATTCTAGTGAGGGGATGA
- a CDS encoding UPF0280 family protein, whose amino-acid sequence MRRTHISIGETYATLLSEPEFVRPAEQAVAEARRSIVGYLRSHAEFGDSLEPVRVSDTAPAIVQHMANAASTMRVGPMAAVAGAIAQYVVERLVDLGAEHVVFDNGGDIAMFLSHPVVVGVYAGEHAMRQLGMRVTDTGRLLSICTSSGTVGHSLSFGVSDAATVFADDAALADAAATALGNRVSDSSPQTIEYALRATAASGLRGMMVLVGETIGIHGIIPEFVRADVRQELISRGYGG is encoded by the coding sequence TTGAGACGTACTCACATCAGTATAGGCGAAACGTATGCCACCCTGCTCTCAGAGCCCGAGTTCGTTCGACCTGCGGAACAGGCAGTGGCTGAGGCACGCAGGTCCATTGTCGGCTATCTGCGGAGTCACGCCGAGTTTGGGGACAGCTTGGAGCCGGTGCGGGTGTCAGACACAGCCCCCGCAATCGTCCAACACATGGCCAATGCTGCCAGCACCATGCGGGTTGGTCCAATGGCCGCAGTAGCAGGAGCAATAGCTCAGTATGTGGTGGAGCGTCTGGTTGACCTGGGCGCCGAACATGTGGTCTTCGACAATGGGGGCGACATCGCGATGTTTCTGTCACACCCCGTCGTTGTGGGTGTCTATGCAGGTGAACATGCGATGCGCCAGCTTGGAATGAGAGTGACGGATACGGGAAGGCTTCTCTCTATTTGCACCTCATCCGGCACCGTAGGCCATTCGCTCAGCTTCGGGGTGTCTGATGCTGCTACAGTCTTCGCCGATGATGCTGCCCTTGCCGATGCGGCGGCTACCGCCCTTGGTAATCGTGTCTCAGACAGCAGTCCTCAGACCATTGAATATGCACTGAGAGCCACCGCCGCCTCGGGACTCAGGGGGATGATGGTCCTAGTGGGCGAGACCATCGGTATCCATGGTATCATTCCAGAGTTTGTCCGTGCAGACGTACGTCAAGAACTCATATCTAGGGGATATGGAGGCTGA
- the asd gene encoding aspartate-semialdehyde dehydrogenase, with protein sequence MNKIRCCILGATGLVGQQFVRLLSGHPYFEVSMLTASESSVGKTYEEATEWVVGGEMPANVRALEVSDSRPESVLDREVSLAFCALPASIASDIEVDLAKSGVHVFSNASAHRMDGHTPILIPDINPEHLRLVRKQPYGRGFIVTNSNCSTSGLVFGLRPLMSFGIRYVNVTTYQAVSGAGRRGVASMDILGNVIPFIAQEEEKIERESRKILGVLDVEDIRPAQFEIDASCARVPVMNGHLESVTVNLEQDVSIEDARAALMNYTEEPQRLRLPTAPPQPIVVVGESDRPQPARDLHLEPPHNGMAVVIGRLRKKQRRLSFFLLVNNTIRGAAGASVLNAEFAMAKGYLNTDSEVSECRS encoded by the coding sequence ATGAATAAGATTCGATGCTGCATACTTGGTGCGACTGGGCTTGTAGGCCAGCAGTTTGTAAGACTTCTGAGCGGCCATCCTTACTTTGAGGTCTCAATGCTGACCGCATCTGAGAGTTCAGTAGGCAAGACCTACGAGGAGGCGACCGAGTGGGTGGTTGGAGGAGAGATGCCAGCGAATGTGCGGGCGCTGGAGGTGTCAGACTCCCGCCCGGAGTCGGTGCTTGACAGAGAGGTGTCACTCGCCTTCTGTGCCCTCCCGGCCAGTATTGCCTCAGACATTGAAGTAGACCTCGCCAAGTCCGGTGTTCATGTCTTCAGCAACGCAAGCGCTCATAGGATGGACGGTCACACACCGATACTGATCCCGGACATCAATCCGGAGCATCTCCGTCTTGTTCGCAAGCAGCCCTACGGCCGTGGCTTCATAGTCACAAACTCGAACTGTTCCACTTCAGGTCTAGTCTTTGGCCTACGACCTCTGATGTCCTTCGGGATACGGTATGTGAATGTGACTACATATCAAGCCGTGTCAGGCGCAGGCAGACGAGGTGTGGCCTCAATGGACATACTCGGAAACGTCATACCCTTCATCGCTCAGGAGGAGGAGAAGATTGAGCGGGAGTCACGGAAGATACTTGGGGTGCTGGATGTGGAGGACATTCGACCGGCGCAGTTCGAGATTGATGCAAGCTGTGCCAGAGTCCCAGTCATGAACGGGCACCTGGAGAGTGTCACGGTTAACCTCGAGCAGGATGTGAGCATAGAGGACGCAAGGGCTGCTCTCATGAACTACACGGAGGAGCCTCAGCGGCTCAGGTTGCCCACAGCACCCCCACAGCCAATCGTGGTCGTGGGCGAATCCGACAGGCCGCAGCCGGCGAGAGACCTCCATCTTGAACCACCGCACAATGGAATGGCTGTTGTGATAGGCCGGCTCAGGAAGAAGCAACGCAGGCTCAGCTTCTTCCTTCTGGTGAACAATACGATACGTGGAGCTGCTGGTGCATCGGTACTCAACGCAGAGTTCGCCATGGCCAAGGGCTACCTGAACACCGATTCGGAGGTGAGCGAATGCAGGTCATGA
- a CDS encoding aspartate kinase → MQVMKFGGGCLRDGRDLLRVAKIVRQSGGVPLALVVSAAYGVTDILDEAVRSALRSEDEVQLYVDRVRQRHFKMLDETVTEPSLRSEVGTAIEERLRRLERLLYGVAYTGEMVDPVRVLVLSQGERLSALLMAGVLRQTGLPSEALESDRIGVVTDGSCDNATADLAEVARNLSSTVRPLIDRGIIPVITGFFGCTPEGKTSSFGRNGSDYSAAVIARALGAQSLHIWKDADGFMTADPRLVPDARRIDELSYYEAAELSYFGAKILHPRTVEPLVGSSISVSIRSVHAPDRVGTIVRPDGRAGSNVVKSVTYNTGVSVLRVHGAGVGHKPGIIGDIGRRLSDRGINIYSVITSQTCINLLLDSADSERSVVALRPLVGGVIERIEVRQDVALVAVVGEGVLRTKGIAAMVFSAVAERGINVEMISAGASEVAYYFLVPRGDLESAVRAVHNRAFVQEYRP, encoded by the coding sequence ATGCAGGTCATGAAGTTTGGCGGTGGCTGTCTGAGAGATGGCAGAGACCTTCTTCGAGTGGCGAAGATAGTCCGGCAGTCGGGAGGTGTACCTCTGGCACTGGTCGTATCAGCCGCTTATGGAGTCACTGACATACTGGACGAGGCCGTTCGTTCTGCTCTCCGCTCCGAGGACGAAGTACAGTTGTATGTCGACCGGGTTCGTCAAAGACACTTCAAGATGCTCGATGAGACCGTGACCGAACCATCCCTTCGCAGTGAAGTGGGGACAGCTATTGAAGAGCGTCTCAGACGACTGGAAAGGCTTCTCTATGGCGTGGCGTACACGGGTGAGATGGTTGACCCTGTCAGGGTCCTTGTGTTGAGTCAGGGCGAGCGCCTCTCCGCACTTCTTATGGCTGGGGTCCTCCGGCAGACCGGTCTGCCTTCTGAAGCACTAGAGTCGGACCGCATAGGTGTGGTCACTGATGGTTCTTGCGACAACGCGACGGCGGACCTGGCTGAGGTCGCTCGGAATCTCAGCTCAACGGTGCGCCCTCTCATCGACCGCGGCATCATCCCTGTCATCACGGGCTTCTTTGGCTGTACTCCGGAGGGCAAGACCTCGTCCTTCGGAAGGAACGGCTCCGACTACAGTGCGGCTGTAATAGCTCGTGCTCTGGGAGCCCAGTCGCTACACATCTGGAAGGATGCAGATGGTTTCATGACCGCCGACCCACGGCTTGTCCCGGATGCCAGAAGGATTGACGAGTTGTCGTACTACGAGGCGGCAGAGTTGTCTTACTTCGGGGCCAAGATTCTCCATCCCCGCACGGTTGAACCACTGGTGGGTAGTAGTATCAGCGTGTCCATCCGAAGCGTGCATGCGCCTGATAGAGTGGGTACCATTGTCCGACCCGATGGTCGCGCTGGAAGCAACGTGGTGAAGAGTGTCACCTATAACACGGGGGTATCTGTGCTCAGGGTGCATGGTGCAGGAGTTGGTCACAAACCCGGGATCATAGGTGACATTGGACGGCGACTGAGTGATAGAGGCATAAACATCTACTCAGTGATAACCTCTCAGACCTGCATCAACCTCCTGCTTGACAGTGCTGACTCTGAACGAAGTGTTGTTGCGCTCCGTCCGCTCGTTGGCGGGGTGATTGAGCGAATCGAGGTGCGTCAAGATGTCGCACTCGTCGCAGTTGTTGGCGAGGGCGTCTTGCGGACAAAGGGGATTGCAGCAATGGTCTTCTCTGCGGTGGCCGAGCGCGGAATAAACGTTGAGATGATCTCTGCTGGTGCTTCGGAGGTGGCGTACTACTTCCTAGTCCCGCGAGGGGACCTCGAGTCTGCAGTCCGCGCTGTCCACAACAGGGCGTTTGTGCAAGAGTACAGACCATGA
- a CDS encoding MarR family transcriptional regulator, with product MIQPLDQSQDLTKSQRIVLEILMQRGRKGTTPKQLLDQVSFAPRTVRYALRRLLSKKLVKRVPCLEDMRQWVYVPVRESF from the coding sequence ATGATTCAGCCTCTTGACCAGAGTCAAGACCTTACGAAGAGTCAGAGGATAGTCCTCGAGATACTGATGCAACGTGGACGAAAGGGAACGACACCCAAGCAGTTGTTGGATCAGGTGTCTTTTGCACCCAGAACAGTCAGGTATGCTCTCAGACGCCTGCTCAGCAAGAAGTTGGTGAAGCGAGTGCCATGTCTGGAAGACATGCGGCAGTGGGTCTACGTACCTGTTCGCGAGAGTTTCTAG